One Paramisgurnus dabryanus chromosome 10, PD_genome_1.1, whole genome shotgun sequence genomic region harbors:
- the LOC135739066 gene encoding trace amine-associated receptor 13c-like: MAYETEDHETQYCFPAINSSCIKTKRPTHEYNIMYVFFSLLSACTVFLNLLVIISISHFKKLHTPTNMFILSLAVSDLLIGLIVMPLEAIKLIETCWYFGDNLCGLYLMFIALLLSASLSHLILIAVDRYVAVCHPLHYPRTITTTKTIMSICICWFCSTAYNTALVSNSRHSDLNKMNVCYGECIFTISYAWRVTDLIMSFLFPCTVIITLYLRIFYVAHQQVKVINSLLKGGKHIMKGSLKRKSESKAALTLGLIVTVYMLCWIPYFISSLIENTEMISITLVLLWILYISSAVNPIIYALFYPWFKMSVKYIITLKIFQPASSLVDILTDYQS, translated from the coding sequence ATGGCCTATGAGACAGAAGATCATGAGACTCAATACTGCTTTCCTGCCATTAACTCATCATGCATCAAGACAAAACGCCCCACACATGAATACAAtatcatgtatgtgtttttttcattgctgTCAGCATGTACTGTGTTTCTGAATCTGCTGGTgatcatctccatctctcacttcaagAAGCTTCACACTCCAACCAACATGTTCATTctctctctggctgtgtctgacCTGCTCATTGGACTTATTGTCATGCCTTTGGAGGCCATCAAACTGATTGAGACGTGTTGgtactttggagataatttgTGTGGATTGTATTTAATGTTCATTGCACTGCTCCTCTCAGCATCACTTAGTCATTTAATTTTAATCGCTGTTGATCGCTATGTGGCTGTGTGTCACCCTTTACATTACCCACGAACAATAACTACCACTAAAACCATAATGAGCATCTGTATCTGCTGGTTTTGTTCTACAGCTTATAATACTGCCCTTGTGAGCAACAGTAGACATTCTGACTTAAACAAAATGAATGTGTGTTATGGAGAGTGTATTTTTACAATTAGCTATGCATGGAGAGTCACTGATCTGATCATGTCTTTTCTGTTTCCTTGTACGGTAATCATAACTTTATATTTGAGGATTTTCTATGTCGCACATCAGCAAGTGAAAGTTATAAACTCTCTGTTAAAGGGTGGAAAACATATAATGAAAGGTTCACTAAAGAGAAAATCTGAGAGCAAAGCGGCTCTGACATTAGGACTTATTGTCACTGTTTATATGCTTTGCTGGATTCCTTACTTCATTTCATCTCTAATAGAAAACACAGAAATGATTTCTATCACATTAGTTTTATTATGGATTTTATATATAAGCTCTGCTGTAAATCCTATAATCTATGCTTTATTCTACCCCTGGTTTAAAATGTCAGTTAAATACATCATaactcttaaaatatttcaaCCAGCATCATCTCTCGTGGACATTCTTACAGATTATCAGTCATAA
- the LOC135739054 gene encoding trace amine-associated receptor 13c-like — protein sequence MAYETEDHETQYCFPAINSSCIKTKRSTFEYNIMYVFFSLLSAFTVFLNLLVIISISHFKKLHTPTNMLILSLAVADLLIGLIVMPLEAIKLIETCWYFGDIFCGVYSVFIGLLLSASLSHLILIAVDRYVAVCHPLHYPQKITTAKSILSICICWFCATAYNIVPVSSSLQSDLNKMNVCYGVCTFTVSYAWRVTDLIMSLLFPCTVIITLYMRIFYVVHQQVKVINSLLKGGKHVMKGSLKRKTESKAALTLGLIVMVYLLCWIPFFILVPIENTEIIFTTTVLLWIVYLNSAVNPIIYALFYPWFKMSVKHIITLKIFQPASSHMDIFTDY from the coding sequence ATGGCCTATGAGACAGAAGATCATGAGACTCAATACTGCTTTCCTGCCATTAACTCATCATGCATTAAGACAAAACGCTCCACATTTGAATACAAtatcatgtatgtgtttttttcattgctgtcagcatttactgtttttctgaatctgctggtgatcatctccatctctcacttcaagAAGCTTCACACTCCAACCAACATGCTCATTCTCTCTCTGGCTGTGGCCGACCTGCTTATAGGACTTATTGTCATGCCCTTGGAGGCCATCAAACTGATTGAGACGTGTTGGTACTTTGGAGACATTTTTTGTGGAGTGTATTCAGTATTCATTGGACTGCTCCTCTCAGCATCGCTGAGTCATTTAATTTTAATCGCTGTTGATCGATATGTGGCTGTCTGTCACCCTTTACATTACCCACAGAAAATAACTACCGCTAAATCCATATTGAGCATCTGTATCTGCTGGTTTTGTGCTACAGCTTATAATATTGTCCCTGTGAGCAGCAGTTTACAATCTGACTTAAACAAAATGAATGTGTGTTATGGAGTGTGCACTTTTACAGTTAGCTATGCATGGAGAGTCACTGATCTGATCATGTCCCTGCTGTTTCCTTGTACTGTAATCATAACTTTATATATGAGGATTTTCTATGTCGTACATCAGCAAGTGAAAGTTATAAACTCTCTGTTAAAGGGTGGAAAACATGTAATGAAAGGTTCACTGAAGAGAAAAACTGAGAGCAAAGCAGCTCTGACATTAGGACTTATTGTCATGGTTTATCTGCTTTGCTGGATTCCGTTCTTCATTTTAGTTCCAATAGAAAACACAGAAATTATTTTTACCACAACAGTTCTATTATGGATTGTATATTTAAACTCTGCTGTAAATCCTATAATCTATGCTTTATTTTACCCCTGGTTTAAAATGTCAGTTAAACACATCATaactcttaaaatatttcaaCCAGCATCATCTCACATGGACATTTTTACAGATTATTAA
- the LOC135739044 gene encoding trace amine-associated receptor 13c-like, producing the protein MAYETEDPETQYCFPDINSSCIKTKRSTHEYNIMYVFFSLLSVWTVFLNLLVIISISHFKKLHTPTNMLILSLAVADLLVGLIVTPLEAIRFIETCWYFGDTMCRLFLIIMGLLLNTSLSNLVLIAVDRYVAVCHPLLYPQKITMTRTIIIICVSWFCSSAYNISIVITTSQSKYTCYGECTFMVIFVWKIIEMILSFLFPCTVIITLYLRIFYVAHHQVKVINSLMRSGKHLTEGSVRRKSESKAALTLGIIVTVYLFCWIPFFILSLTPITSMTSAIAYFMLWMLYINSGVNPLIYAIFYPWFRTSVKHILNLSKICKPA; encoded by the coding sequence ATGGCCTATGAGACAGAAGATCCTGAGACTCAATACTGCTTTCCTGACATTAACTCATCATGCATCAAGACAAAACGCTCCACACATGAATACAAtatcatgtatgtgtttttttcattgctgTCAGTATGGACTGTGTTTCTGAATCTGCTGGTgatcatctccatctctcacttcaagAAGCTTCACACTCCAACCAACATGCTCATTCTCTCTCTGGCTGTGGCCGACCTACTCGTAGGACTTATTGTCACACCCTTGGAAGCGATTAGATTTATTGAAACATGTTGGTACTTTGGAGACACTATGTGTAGACTGTTTTTAATAATCATGGGATTGCTCCTCAATACATCTCTgagtaatttagttttaataGCTGTTGACCGTTATGTGGCTGTGTGTCACCCTTTGCTGTACCCACAGAAAATAACAATGACTAGAACAATAATTATTATCTGTGTTTCCTGGTTCTGCTCTTCAGCTTATAACATTTCAATTGTTATTACTACCTCACAAAGTAAATACACATGTTATGGAGAATGTACATTTATGGTTATTTTTGTCTGGAAAATTATTGAGATGATCCTGTCTTTTCTGTTTCCTTGTACCGTCATTATAACTTTATATTTGAGAATCTTCTATGTTGCACATCATCAAGTGAAAGTTATAAACTCTCTGATGAGGAGTGGAAAACATCTAACAGAAGGTTCAGTGAGGAGGAAATCTGAGAGCAAAGCCGCTCTGACATTAGGAATCATTGTGACGGTTTATCTGTTTTGCTGGATtcccttttttattttatctcttACACCAATCACAAGCATGACTTCTGCTATAGcctattttatgttatggatgTTGTATATTAATTCAGGTGTGAATCCTCTCATCTATGCTATATTTTACCCCTGGTTTAGAACGTCAGTTAAACACATCCTAAATTTATCCAAAATATGTAAACCAGCATAA
- the LOC135746810 gene encoding trace amine-associated receptor 13c-like has product MAYETEDHETQYCFPAINSSCIKTKRSTHEYNIMYVFFSLLSVWTVFLNLLVIISISHFKKLHTPTNMLILSLAMADLLVGLIVMPLEAIRLIETCWYFGDTICGLFLLIMGLLTCTSLSNLVLIAVDRYVAVCHPLVYPQKITTTRTIIIICVCWFCSSAYNFSIVIPTSQRKYTCYGECTYMVTFVWKITDLFLSFLFPCTFIITLYLRIFYVAHHQVKVINSLMRSGKHLTEGSVRRKSESKAALTLGIIVTVYLFCWIPLFSLSLTPNTSMTFVVAYFMLWMVYVNSALNPLIYAIFYPWFRTSVKHILNLSKIFKAA; this is encoded by the coding sequence ATGGCCTATGAGACAGAAGATCATGAGACTCAATACTGCTTTCCTGCCATTAACTCATCATGCATCAAGACAAAACGCTCCACACATGAATACAAtatcatgtatgtgtttttttcattgctgTCAGTATGGACTGTGTTTCTGAATCTGCTGGTgatcatctccatctctcacttcaagAAGCTTCACACTCCAACCAACATGCTCATTCTCTCTCTGGCTATGGCCGACCTGCTCGTAGGACTTATTGTCATGCCCTTGGAGGCGATTAGGTTGATTGAAACATGTTGGTACTTTGGAGACACTATCTGTGGACTGTTTTTATTAATCATGGGTTTGCTCACCTGTACATCTCTgagtaatttagttttaataGCTGTTGACCGTTATGTGGCTGTGTGTCACCCTTTAGTGTACCCACAGAAAATAACAACGACAAGAACAATAATTATTATCTGTGTTTGCTGGTTCTGCTCTTCAGCATATAACTTTTCAATTGTTATACCTACATCACAAAGAAAATATACATGTTATGGAGAATGTACATATATGGTTACTTTTGTCTGGAAAATTACTGACTTGTTCCTGTCTTTCCTGTTTCCTTGTACCTTTATTATAACTTTATATTTGAGAATCTTCTATGTCGCACATCATCAAGTGAAAGTTATAAACTCTCTGATGAGGAGTGGAAAACATCTAACAGAAGGTTCAGTGAGGAGGAAATCTGAGAGCAAAGCCGCTCTGACATTAGGAATCATTGTGACGGTTTATCTGTTTTGCTGGATTCCTTTATTTAGTTTATCTCTAACACCAAACACAAGCATGACTTTTGTTGTAGcctattttatgttatggatgGTGTATGTTAATTCAGCTCTGAATCCTCTCATCTATGCTATATTTTACCCCTGGTTTAGAACGTCAGTTAAACACATCCTAAATCTATCCAAAATATTTAAGGCAGCATAA